CAAGCGGACGCTTTCCTTTACGCGCACTGAGCATCGGTGGATTGCCACCCAAGCCCTCTTCACCTATTTTCTGAATTACGTCCTGTTTTACTTTGCGACCGATTATTTTATCAGCGGCATTGTGGCCACCTTGTTTGCAAGCATCATGGTGATGAGCATCATCAATGGAAGGATTTTCCTTGGCAACCCTATTGAACTCCGAACGGTGCTTGGGGCCATTGTTGGCCTTTCTGGTCTTGCGTGCATCATTTGGGCGGAAGTGATCCGCCTCTCTGATAAAGATTTTTGGTACATCTTTGGCGGTGTCGTCTTGGGCGTTGCCGGGGCCTACAGCGCTTCTTTGGGACAAATTGTTGTGATGCTCAATGAAAGACGGGGCCTGCCCTTGGTTCAAACAAACGCGTTGGGATTTGCTTATGGAACCTTCTATATGGTTACAGTCGCGCTTCTCTTGAGACAAGCGCCGGGCTTTGACACCTCTTGGACTTACGTGTCCTCCCTTCTTTATTTGGCAACCCTTGGAACGGTGGTTGGATTTTTATGTTATCTGACCTTAGTGACCCGCATCGGCCCTGAGAAAAGCGCCTACGTGTTTGTTCTCATTCCCATCATCGCCATGGGCATTTCTGGCTATGCGGAGCACATGATTTGGACGCCCGAAGCCGTCATTGGAAGCGCACTTGTTCTGATCGGGAACGTCATTGTCATGACCAAAAAAGGGTTTCGTTGGAGATTCTGGACCAGAAAAGAAGTTTCCGTATCTGCAATGGCCTCTGACTAGAAAGTATAAATCCCTTTCTTTACCAAAAAATCAAATGATAATGAACTACTAAATTGCCCTTTTTGATAAATTGACTTTTCCCTTTAAATAATATACAGTTTGTTTTTCAAATTTGCTTTACAAATACGAATGGAATTTATGTTTATGGATCA
This window of the Alphaproteobacteria bacterium genome carries:
- a CDS encoding DMT family transporter, producing the protein MNLILFSITALIWGSTWLAIKLQLGVVLPLWSLVYRFGIAAILLIAYCILTKRTLSFTRTEHRWIATQALFTYFLNYVLFYFATDYFISGIVATLFASIMVMSIINGRIFLGNPIELRTVLGAIVGLSGLACIIWAEVIRLSDKDFWYIFGGVVLGVAGAYSASLGQIVVMLNERRGLPLVQTNALGFAYGTFYMVTVALLLRQAPGFDTSWTYVSSLLYLATLGTVVGFLCYLTLVTRIGPEKSAYVFVLIPIIAMGISGYAEHMIWTPEAVIGSALVLIGNVIVMTKKGFRWRFWTRKEVSVSAMASD